From a single Eleginops maclovinus isolate JMC-PN-2008 ecotype Puerto Natales chromosome 20, JC_Emac_rtc_rv5, whole genome shotgun sequence genomic region:
- the pfkmb gene encoding phosphofructokinase, muscle b isoform X2 — protein MAPTIDPSKMGEGRAIAVLTSGGDAQGMNAAVRATVRVGIYTGAKVYFVHEGYQGLVDGGDNIRPATWESVSMMLQLGGTVIGSARCQDFRTKEGRTKAACNLVKLGITNLCVIGGDGSLTGANQFRTEWRELLAILLKAGKITAAEAKASSHLNIVGMVGSIDNDFCGTDMTIGTDSALHRIIEIVDAITTTAQSHQRTFILEVMGRHCGYLALVTALACGADWVFIPEMPPDDGWEEHLCRRLTDQRGRGSRLNIIIVAEGAMDRSGEAITCEDVKKLVSSKLGFDTRTTILGHVQRGGTPSAFDRILASRMGVESVMALLEATPETPACVVSLSGNMAVRLPLMECVQVTKDVTTAMAEGRFDDAVKLRGKSFENNWNTYKMLAHVHIPEKKSNINIAILNVGAPCAGMNAAVRSTVRAGLLQGHRMLAVHDSFDGLAHGLIEPIDWSGVAGWTGKGGSNLGTKRALPQDFMDEISLSIAKFNIHALVIIGGFEAFVGGLQIVQAREKFEELCIPIVVVPATVSNNVPGSDFSIGTDTALNTITMTCDRIKQSAAGTKRRVFIVETMGGHCGYLATMAGLASGADFAYIYEENFNIHDLEMNVEHLVEKMKTTVKRGLILRNERCNANYTTDFIFNLYSEEGKGVFDCRKNVLGHMQQGGTPSPFDRNFATKMGIKAVLWLTDKLKECYRHGRIFANSSDSACVLGMKKRSLVFQPLSDLKDLTDFEHRIPKIQWWLKLRPILKILAKYNTNLDTTEKAEIEHVIKKTAVVP, from the exons ATGGCACCAACCATCGACCCCAGCAAGATGGGAGAAGGTCGGGCGATTGCCGTGCTTACCTCAGGAGGTGATGCCCAGG GTATGAATGCAGCAGTGAGGGCCACAGTTCGAGTGGGAATTTACACTGGAGCCAAGGTGTATTTTGTCCATGAG GGTTACCAAGGTCTGGTGGATGGAGGAGACAATATACGCCCGGCTACTTGGGAGAGTGTTTCGATGATGCTTCAGCTG GGTGGGACTGTAATTGGAAGTGCCCGCTGTCAGGATTTCCGTACCAAGGAGGGACGCACCAAGGCCGCCTGTAACTTGGTCAAGCTGGGCATTACAAACCTGTGTGTGATCGGAGGGGATGGCAGTCTGACGGGTGCCAACCAGTTCAGAACAGAGTGGAGGGAGCTGCTGGCAATCCTGCTCAAAGCTG GTAAGATCACAGCAGCTGAGGCCAAGGCCTCCTCCCATCTTAACATTGTTGGCATGGTGGGCTCTATTGACAACGACTTCTGTGGCACCGACATGACCATTGGCACCGACTCTGCCCTTCATCGCATCATAGAGATAGTGGATGCCATCACAACCACAGCACAGAG TCACCAGAGAACCTTCATCCTGGAGGTAATGGGCAGGCACTGTGG GTACCTGGCTTTGGTGACAGCCCTGGCCTGTGGCGCTGACTGGGTGTTCATCCCGGAAATGCCCCCAGATGATGGATGGGAGGAGCATCTGTGCAGAAGACTGACagat CAAAGAGGCCGTGGCTCCCGTTTGAATATTATCATTGTTGCAGAGGGAGCGATGGACCGCAGTGGTGAAGCCATTACATGTGAGGACGTCAAAAAG CTGGTATCAAGCAAACTGGGCTTTGACACACGCACCACCATCTTAGGCCAtgtgcagagaggaggaacgCCTTCGGCCTTTGACAGAATCCTG GCCAGCAGGATGGGTGTGGAGTCTGTGATGGCTCTGCTGGAGGCAACACCAGAAACTCCTGCATGTGTGGTCAGTTTGTCTGGAAACATGGCTGTCAGGCTGCCTCTTATGGAGTGTGTTCAAGTG ACTAAAGATGTCACCACAGCCATGGCTGAAGGGAGGTTTGACGATGCGGTGAAGCTCAGGGGAAA GAGCTTTGAGAACAATTGGAACACCTACAAAATGCTGGCTCATGTGCACATCCCGGAAAAAAAG AGTAATATCAACATTGCCATATTGAACGTGGGAGCTCCGTGTGCTGGGATGAATGCTGCCGTTCGTTCAACAGTCAGGGCCGGACTCCTGCAGGGCCACCGGATGCTGGCTGTCCATGACAGCTTCGATGGCCTGGCACATGGATTG ATTGAGCCTATTGATTGGTCTGGAGTTGCAGGATGGACTGGAAAAGGGGGCTCCAACCTGGGCACAAAAAG GGCACTGCCACAAGATTTCATGGATGAGATCAGTCTGAGCATCGCTAAGTTCAACATTCATGCTCTAGTCATTATTGGCGGCTTTGAG GCTTTTGTTGGGGGTCTGCAGATTGTGCAGGCTAGAGAGAAGTTTGAGGAACTATGTATTCCTATTGTCGTAGTTCCCGCAACTGTCTCCAACAATGTTCCTGGATCTGACTTCAGTATTGGCACTGACACTGCACTTAATACTATAACCATG ACATGTGACAGGATCAAACAATCTGCTGCGGGCACCAAGAGAAGAGTGTTCATTGTTGAGACTATGGGAGGACACTGCGGCTACCTGGCAACAATGGCTGGCTTGGCATCCGGAGCTGATTTTGCTTACATTTACGAGGAGAATTTCAACATTCATGATCTAGAG ATGAATGTGGAACATCTGGTGGAGAAGATGAAGACCACAGTGAAGAGAGGACTGATCCTGAG AAATGAGAGATGCAATGCTAATTACACCACAGACTTTATCTTCAACCTGTATTCAGAGGAGGGAAAGGGTGTGTTTGACTGCAGGAAGAATGTACTTGGGCACATGCAGCAG ggTGGAACTCCAAGCCCCTTCGACAGGAATTTTGCCACCAAAATGGGGATCAAGGCAGTGCTATGGTTGACTGACAAGCTAAAGGAATGTTATAGACATG GTCGTATCTTTGCCAACTCTTCGGATTCAGCCTGTGTGCTTGGCATGAAGAAGAGGTCTTTGGTCTTCCAGCCGCTGTCAGACCTTAAAGATCTCACTGACTTTGA ACACCGTATTCCAAAGATACAGTGGTGGCTTAAACTGAGGCCAATCCTGAAAATCCTGGCCAAGTACAACACCAATCTGGACACGACTGAAAAGGCTGAGATAGAACATGTCATCAAGAAGACAGCTGTAGTTCCTTAG
- the pfkmb gene encoding phosphofructokinase, muscle b isoform X1: protein MAPTIDPSKMGEGRAIAVLTSGGDAQGMNAAVRATVRVGIYTGAKVYFVHEGYQGLVDGGDNIRPATWESVSMMLQLGGTVIGSARCQDFRTKEGRTKAACNLVKLGITNLCVIGGDGSLTGANQFRTEWRELLAILLKAGKITAAEAKASSHLNIVGMVGSIDNDFCGTDMTIGTDSALHRIIEIVDAITTTAQSHQRTFILEVMGRHCGYLALVTALACGADWVFIPEMPPDDGWEEHLCRRLTDQRGRGSRLNIIIVAEGAMDRSGEAITCEDVKKVRHDSIIPAHIHSSSSYEKHNDNLSVQLVSSKLGFDTRTTILGHVQRGGTPSAFDRILASRMGVESVMALLEATPETPACVVSLSGNMAVRLPLMECVQVTKDVTTAMAEGRFDDAVKLRGKSFENNWNTYKMLAHVHIPEKKSNINIAILNVGAPCAGMNAAVRSTVRAGLLQGHRMLAVHDSFDGLAHGLIEPIDWSGVAGWTGKGGSNLGTKRALPQDFMDEISLSIAKFNIHALVIIGGFEAFVGGLQIVQAREKFEELCIPIVVVPATVSNNVPGSDFSIGTDTALNTITMTCDRIKQSAAGTKRRVFIVETMGGHCGYLATMAGLASGADFAYIYEENFNIHDLEMNVEHLVEKMKTTVKRGLILRNERCNANYTTDFIFNLYSEEGKGVFDCRKNVLGHMQQGGTPSPFDRNFATKMGIKAVLWLTDKLKECYRHGRIFANSSDSACVLGMKKRSLVFQPLSDLKDLTDFEHRIPKIQWWLKLRPILKILAKYNTNLDTTEKAEIEHVIKKTAVVP, encoded by the exons ATGGCACCAACCATCGACCCCAGCAAGATGGGAGAAGGTCGGGCGATTGCCGTGCTTACCTCAGGAGGTGATGCCCAGG GTATGAATGCAGCAGTGAGGGCCACAGTTCGAGTGGGAATTTACACTGGAGCCAAGGTGTATTTTGTCCATGAG GGTTACCAAGGTCTGGTGGATGGAGGAGACAATATACGCCCGGCTACTTGGGAGAGTGTTTCGATGATGCTTCAGCTG GGTGGGACTGTAATTGGAAGTGCCCGCTGTCAGGATTTCCGTACCAAGGAGGGACGCACCAAGGCCGCCTGTAACTTGGTCAAGCTGGGCATTACAAACCTGTGTGTGATCGGAGGGGATGGCAGTCTGACGGGTGCCAACCAGTTCAGAACAGAGTGGAGGGAGCTGCTGGCAATCCTGCTCAAAGCTG GTAAGATCACAGCAGCTGAGGCCAAGGCCTCCTCCCATCTTAACATTGTTGGCATGGTGGGCTCTATTGACAACGACTTCTGTGGCACCGACATGACCATTGGCACCGACTCTGCCCTTCATCGCATCATAGAGATAGTGGATGCCATCACAACCACAGCACAGAG TCACCAGAGAACCTTCATCCTGGAGGTAATGGGCAGGCACTGTGG GTACCTGGCTTTGGTGACAGCCCTGGCCTGTGGCGCTGACTGGGTGTTCATCCCGGAAATGCCCCCAGATGATGGATGGGAGGAGCATCTGTGCAGAAGACTGACagat CAAAGAGGCCGTGGCTCCCGTTTGAATATTATCATTGTTGCAGAGGGAGCGATGGACCGCAGTGGTGAAGCCATTACATGTGAGGACGTCAAAAAGGTCAGGCATGACTCCATAATACCAGCACACATACATAGTAGCTCTTCATATGAGAAACACAATGATAATCTGTCTGTACAGCTGGTATCAAGCAAACTGGGCTTTGACACACGCACCACCATCTTAGGCCAtgtgcagagaggaggaacgCCTTCGGCCTTTGACAGAATCCTG GCCAGCAGGATGGGTGTGGAGTCTGTGATGGCTCTGCTGGAGGCAACACCAGAAACTCCTGCATGTGTGGTCAGTTTGTCTGGAAACATGGCTGTCAGGCTGCCTCTTATGGAGTGTGTTCAAGTG ACTAAAGATGTCACCACAGCCATGGCTGAAGGGAGGTTTGACGATGCGGTGAAGCTCAGGGGAAA GAGCTTTGAGAACAATTGGAACACCTACAAAATGCTGGCTCATGTGCACATCCCGGAAAAAAAG AGTAATATCAACATTGCCATATTGAACGTGGGAGCTCCGTGTGCTGGGATGAATGCTGCCGTTCGTTCAACAGTCAGGGCCGGACTCCTGCAGGGCCACCGGATGCTGGCTGTCCATGACAGCTTCGATGGCCTGGCACATGGATTG ATTGAGCCTATTGATTGGTCTGGAGTTGCAGGATGGACTGGAAAAGGGGGCTCCAACCTGGGCACAAAAAG GGCACTGCCACAAGATTTCATGGATGAGATCAGTCTGAGCATCGCTAAGTTCAACATTCATGCTCTAGTCATTATTGGCGGCTTTGAG GCTTTTGTTGGGGGTCTGCAGATTGTGCAGGCTAGAGAGAAGTTTGAGGAACTATGTATTCCTATTGTCGTAGTTCCCGCAACTGTCTCCAACAATGTTCCTGGATCTGACTTCAGTATTGGCACTGACACTGCACTTAATACTATAACCATG ACATGTGACAGGATCAAACAATCTGCTGCGGGCACCAAGAGAAGAGTGTTCATTGTTGAGACTATGGGAGGACACTGCGGCTACCTGGCAACAATGGCTGGCTTGGCATCCGGAGCTGATTTTGCTTACATTTACGAGGAGAATTTCAACATTCATGATCTAGAG ATGAATGTGGAACATCTGGTGGAGAAGATGAAGACCACAGTGAAGAGAGGACTGATCCTGAG AAATGAGAGATGCAATGCTAATTACACCACAGACTTTATCTTCAACCTGTATTCAGAGGAGGGAAAGGGTGTGTTTGACTGCAGGAAGAATGTACTTGGGCACATGCAGCAG ggTGGAACTCCAAGCCCCTTCGACAGGAATTTTGCCACCAAAATGGGGATCAAGGCAGTGCTATGGTTGACTGACAAGCTAAAGGAATGTTATAGACATG GTCGTATCTTTGCCAACTCTTCGGATTCAGCCTGTGTGCTTGGCATGAAGAAGAGGTCTTTGGTCTTCCAGCCGCTGTCAGACCTTAAAGATCTCACTGACTTTGA ACACCGTATTCCAAAGATACAGTGGTGGCTTAAACTGAGGCCAATCCTGAAAATCCTGGCCAAGTACAACACCAATCTGGACACGACTGAAAAGGCTGAGATAGAACATGTCATCAAGAAGACAGCTGTAGTTCCTTAG